From Terriglobales bacterium:
TCATCCTCAAGCTCAAGGAGCAGCGCTACCTCAACGACGCGCAGTACGCCGCCGCCTACTCTTCCTACCGCAAGGAGAACGAGAAATTCGGCAAGCGCCGCGTGATCACCGGCCTGAAGGCCAAGGGAGTGCATGCCGAGGTGATCGAGAAGGCGGTGAAAGAAGCCTACGCCGGCGTGAACGAAGAAACACTGGCGCGCGCCTTCCTGGCGCGCAAGCGGGTGAAGAAGCCCAAGGACGGCCGCGAGGCCGCACGCACCTTCCGCACCCTGCTGCGCGCCGGCTTCGGCACCCGCACCGCCCTCGCCATCCTGAAGAAGTGGGAGGTCGAGGAGGAGGTGCTTTCGGC
This genomic window contains:
- a CDS encoding regulatory protein RecX; the encoded protein is MTFRRRQSYDAPALYEYAVGALGRKMRSVAELKRLLRQRVAGAEDAEVLVEAVILKLKEQRYLNDAQYAAAYSSYRKENEKFGKRRVITGLKAKGVHAEVIEKAVKEAYAGVNEETLARAFLARKRVKKPKDGREAARTFRTLLRAGFGTRTALAILKKWEVEEEVLSALEGEPMQNEE